A window of Oncorhynchus kisutch isolate 150728-3 linkage group LG23, Okis_V2, whole genome shotgun sequence genomic DNA:
ATTTCAGATGTATCTCAGAAACGAGTAACAGACAGTTCATATGTTACGAAGAAAGCAGGGCAGGTAACactgaataaaacatttaaaaatgacaATATCAAAAACACTACACAAACATCGCACATTACATACAGTCATTTCAATACAAGGGGCTGCTTCTCCTGTGAAATATCaggacatctctctctgtttcacagtgATACTGTactgttgcatgtgtgtgtgtgtatctgtgtgtcaggGGTCCCTCGCCCTACCCTTGTCACAAGTGCACCTTGACCTTCCCCACTCAGCTTGTCATTACAGGCCGGTGACCGTGTCTCTCGCCCGGTGACCCGTCAGTCTCTACGGTCAAGGTAATATCCGGCGTTTTACACCCCTCGAGCCTTGCAGATTAACCAGCGGCAGCAATTAAGGAGGCGAAGCCCACGAACTGAGGATCCCAGACTGTAATGAGGAGATCAATGGCACATTGGTGGCAGCGGACGGATCTCTTCAacagtgttgtttgtgttgttgttgttgttattctccTTCCGGGTAGTAAACAAGCAGACACATTTGTTTGTCCTCTGTTGGATTAAAGGATTTATATGGAGAGCTAGCCAGTAGATTACtctccccccacacacccacccagaaCATATGATTGTTGGAGCCATTGGTCAATCCCAGACTGAGTCAGATCTGTGTGGTGTTCTTCTGACCTCACTGACATCAGTCTGGGCCCAGGATGAGTGCTTCCTCCCACCTTCCCTGGAGGTGGACTGTGAGGTATTTTATTCAAATGTGTCAGTAAAAACACCTGATTAGCATATATTTTCTTTTCTTACACTGCTTAAAAGGCTGCTTTGCAGTTCTACAGTATATAGATCCCGTTTGAGGGCCATATATGAAGTGAGCCATGgaatcctttttggttctatAAAGCACCATTTCTTCTAGCAGTGTACCAAGCCTATCtattgcagtatttagttttgcTGTTCTATTTTAGCACCCCGTCACCGTATCCAGTGAGATACATTATTTATTGCTTTCGTCAGAGAGGGTTACAAAGCAAAATACAAGGAAACTAGGCACCTATGCCAGAAAGATTTAAGTATCTGATGTTTCTATCCTAAACCCCCACTGTAGACCGTTGATAAACCCCCACAGTGGACCGTTGATAAACCCCCACAGTGGACCGTTGATAAACCCCCACAGTGGACCGTTGATAAACCCCCACAGTGGATCCCCACAGTGGACCGTTGATAAACCCCACAGTGGCCTGTTGATAAACCCCCACAGTGGACCGTTGATAAACCCCCACAGTGGACCGTTGATAAACCCCCACAGTGGACCGTTGATAAACCCCACAGTGGACCGTTGATAAACCCCACAGTGGACCGTTGATAAACCCCCACAGTGGACCGTTGATAAACCCCCACAGTGGACTGTTGATAAACCCCCACAGTGGACCGTTGATAAACCCCCACAGTGGACCGTTGATAAACCCCCACAGTGGACCGTTGATAAACCCCCACAGTGGACCGTTGATAAACCCCCACAGTGGACTGTTGATAAACCCCCACAGTGGACCGTTGATAAACCCCCACAGTGGACCGTTGATAAACCCCACAGTGGACCGTTGATAAACCCCCACAGTGGACCGTTGATAAACCCCCACAGTGGATCTTTGATAAACCCCCACAGTGGACCGTTGATAAACCCCACAGTGGACCGTTGATAAACCCCCACAGTGGACCGTTGATAAACCCCCACAGTGGACCGTTGATAAACCCCCACAGTGGACCGTTGATAAACCCCCACAGTGGATCTTTGATAAACCCCCACAGTGGACCGTTGATAAACCCCCACAGTGGACCGTTGATAAACCCCCACAGTGGACCGTTGATAAACCCCCACAGTGGACCGTTGATAAACCCCCACAGTGGACCGTTGATAAACCCCCACAGTGGACCGTTGATAAACCCCCACAGTGGACCGTTGATAAACCCCCACAGTGGACCGTTGATAAACCCCCACAGTGGACCGTTGATAAACCCCCACAGTGGACCGTTGATAAACCACCACAGTGGACCGTTGATAAACCCCCACAGTGGACCGTTGATAAACCCCCACAGTGGACCGTTGATAAACCCACACAGTGGACCGTTGATAAACCCCCACAGTGGACCGTTGATAAACCCCCACAGTGGACCGTTGATAAACCCCCACAGTGGACTGTTGATAAACCCCCACAGTGGACCGTTGATAAACCCCCACAGTGGACCGTTGATAAACCCCACAGTGGACCGTTGATAAACCCCCACAGTGGACCGTTGATAAACCCCCACAGTGGACCGTTGATAAACCCCCACAGTGGACCGTTGATAAACCCCCACAGTGGACCGTTGATAAACCCCACAGTGGACTGTTGATAAACCCCCACAGTGGACTGTTGATAAACCCCCACAGTGGACCGTTGATAAACCCCCACAGTGGACTGTTGATAAACCCCCACAGTGGACTGTTGATAAACCCCCACAGTGGACCGTTGATAAACCCCCACAGTGGACTGTTGATAAACCCCCACAGTGGACTGTTGATAAACCCCCACAGTGGACTGTTGATAAACCCCCACAGTGGACCGTTGATTAGACTGTAACTGTACATTATTTCTTCCAACATTGTTGGAAGGTCTTTTCCTCCTGTGAGGCCTTTACACAGTCTTCAATTGGAAATAAGGAGGATTGGTGATGACCAATTTGGTCTGTACTCCTTAATGTATCATGACCTGTTTGAAATCACTAGATCGACCCAATTAAGAAAAACAACAAGATACAATTGGGCCACTAAGAGCTGTGGCACAAAAACATTGTCAGCATCCCAGATGGAATCCTATtctctatagtgcactatttccctggtcaaaagtagtgcactatttccctggtcaaaagtagtgcactatttccctggtcaaaagtagtgcactatttccctgatcaaaagtagtgcactatttccctggtcaaaagtagtggactatttccctaatcaaaagtagtgcactcattagagaatagggttcctTTTGGACACAGAATTTGAGTCCCTGACCCCAAGTAGCACTACAGTACAAAGGCCACCATGGTCAGGGAAGTGCATGCGTCCTAGCCACGTCTGTGATTTCAATAATGATTTGGTCTTGTTATTGTCAAAATGACGATAAAAGTGGGCCATTTAAGTCAATAAATACCCTTTGATTTGTCACATCACATTTGTATTGACTCATTAACCGAAAGTAAACCACTGACttccatgcacacaaacatacatagccTTCTCCACCCAACATATTTTTCTGTATAACATCCTATTCTCTTCCCAACAGCAGAAATGTGACAAACatacactgagtctacaaaacattaggaacagctgctctttccatgacatagactgaccaggtgaatccaggtgaaagcaatgatcccttattgatgtcacttgttaaatccacttcaatcagtgtagattaagaggaggggacaggttaaagaaggatttttaagcctttggagaattgagacatggattgtgtatgtgtaccattcagggggtaaatgggcaagacaaaatgaacggggtatggtagtttgttgccaggcgcaccggtttgagtttgttatgtttatcaagaatggtccaccacccaaagtagagagagagagacagagagagagagagagagagagagagagagagagagagagagagagatagagagagagagagaaagagagaggtagagagagagagaaagagagagagagagagagagagacagagagagagatagatagagagagagatagagagagagacagagagagagagagacagagagagagagatagagagagagagagagagagagagagagagagacagagagagagagagagagagagagagagagagagagagagagagagagagagagagggagacagagagagagagggagacagagagagacagatagatagacagagagagagagatagagagacagagagagagagagacagagagagagagagagagacagagagagagagatagagagacagagagagagagatagagagacagagagagagagatagagagacagagagagactttgtaacacaacaacattttgaaaaagtaaaggggtgtgaatattttttGAAGGCAATGTAGGCTCTGTGTGCCAGTTGTGACACGTCTTTCCCACTGCTGAACAGAACTCGCTGCACATACGTGCTGCTAATATTATTGTGCCTATCACTAAAAAGCTCTTAATCTTTCCAAAAACTCTTGCCCAGTCCACTTAGTAGTCATATTTTAATTGAAATGAAAAATAATTTTTGGTTAATTATAGTTTTTTGGGGGTCTGTTTAGTCAGTTATAGTCTCATcagttgtcactgaaaaataggTGTTCAGTCACTATATTTGCTGACAAAATGAACACCACTAGTTGGTAGAGCAaggcacttgcaacgccagggttgtgggttcaattcatATGGACGACCAGTATGGAAAAGTATGAAAACGcatactcactactgtaagtatcTCTGGATAAGATTGTGTGTTCAAAATGACTGAAATGTcaaatgtgtgggtgggtgtgtcttCGCAAAACCACTCATCTGTCTCAGCAAATGGATGTTTTGACATAATGTCTATTATGTGTGTAGAGCACCGACTTGACTGTGTGTACGAGTGTGTTCCTTGTCAGAGGTACACAGACTCTTTCAGGAGCTCAGAGATAAagtgagacagacaggtgtgGTGTCCTGGGATAGGGTGAGGGGTCTGAGAGATAATTAGTCTATCTATTGACCCAGACATATCGTTGCCTCAGTATCAGACTTCCTTTTCCTCATTTCATTAACCCTATCAATAACACCAGAAGTAATACCACCACTTTGAGACTGGCGGGTCCTGACACTATCCACAGTCATGTTCTTACTAAGAAAtaagtgcctggatacagcccttaactgtggtatattggccatataccacaaacccctgaggtgccttattgctattatgaactggttacTAACGTAATTAGAGCAATCCATTTTTTTTtggtcatacctgtggtatatggtctgatataccacagctgtcagccaatcagcattcagggcttgaaccacccggTTTATAAACTGAAATCTACACTACCTAAAACAATGTCCATATATGGAGGTAATGTATAGCACTTTCCAAGGCGAAACCATATTTTCCCTCTGCATCTCCTTTTCAGTTCCTATGGTTTCTCGCATATTTCATGTTTTCCATGAGACATTCACAACCCTGGTCTAACCCAGCCAAGTGCTCTGGCATTGAAGGAATGTTCCAGTGGTCCTCCAGActaccaataccccatagtggggtagctgtgttccagtggtcctccagactaccaataccccatagtggggtatctgtgttccagtggtcctccagactaccaataccccatagtggggtagctgtgttccagtggtcctcCAGACTACCAACACCCCATAGTGGGGTATctgtgttccagtggtcctccaggctaccaataccccatagtggggtagctgtgttccagtgttcctccagactaccaataccccatagtggggtATCTGTGTTCCAGTAGTCCTCCAGAGtaccaataccccatagtggggtagctgtgttccagtagtcctccagactaccaataccccatactggggtagctgtgttccagtggtcctccagactaccaataccccatagtggggtagctgtgttccagtggtcctccagactaccaataccccatagtggggtatctgtgttccagtggtcctctagactaccaataccccatagtggggtagctgtgttccagtggtcctcTAGACTACCATTACCCCATAGTGGGgtagctgtgttccagtggtcctctagactaccaataccccatagtggggtagctgtgttccagtggtcctctagactaccaataccccatagtggggtagctgtgttccagtggtcctctagactaccaataccccatagtggggtagctgtgttccagtggtcctctagactaccaataccccatagtggggtagctgtgttccagtggtcctctagactaccaataccccatagtggggtagctgtgttccagtggtcctctagactaccaataccccatagtggggtagctgtgttccagtggtcctctagactaccaataccccatagtggggtagctgtgttccagtggtcctctagactaccaataccccatagtggggtagctgtgttccagtggtcctctagactaccaataccccatagtggggtagctgtgttccagtggtcctccagactaccaataccccatagtggggtagctgtgttccagtggtcctctagactaccaataccccatagtggggtagctgtgttccagtggtcctcTAGACTACAATACCCATAGTGGGgtagctgtgttccagtggtcctctagactaccaataccccatagtggggtagctgtgttccagtggtcctctagactaccaataccccatagtggggtagctgtgttccagtggtcctctagactaccaataccccatagtggggtagctgtgttccagtggtcctccagactaccaataccccatagtggggtagctgtgttccagtggtcctctagactaccaataccccatagtggggtatctgtgttccagtggtcctccagactaccaataccccatagtggggtagctgtgttccagtggtcctccagactaccaataccccatagtggggtagctgtgttccagtggtcctccagactaccaataccccatagtggggtagctgtgttccagtggtcctccagactaccaataccccatagtggggtagctgtgttccagtggtcctccagactaccaataccccatagtggggtagctgtgttccagtggtcctccagactaccaataccccatagtggggtagctgtgttccagtggtcctccagactaccaataccccatagtggggtagctgtgttccagtggtcctctagactaccaataccccatagtggggtagctgtgttccagtggtcctctagactaccaataccccatagtggggtagctgtgttccagtggtcctccagactaccaataccccatggtggggtagctgtgttccagtggtcctctagactaccaataccccatagtggggtagctgtgttccagtggtcctccagactaccaataccccatagtggggtagctgtgttccagtggtcctctagactaccaataccccatagtggggtagctgtgttccagtggtcctccagactaccaataccccatagtgggggtagctgtgttccagtggtcctctagactaccaataccccatagtggggtatctgtgttccagtggtcctccagactaccaataccccatagtggggtagctgtgttccagtggtcctccagactaccaataccccatagtggggtagctgtgttccagtggtcctccagactaccaataccccatagtggggtagctgtgttccagtggtcctccagactaccaataccccatagtggggtagctgtgttccagtggtcctctagactaccaataccccatagtggggtagctgtgttccagtggtcctctagactaccaataccccatagtggggtagctgtgttccagtggtcctctagactaccaataccccatagtggggtagctgtgttccagtggtcctccagactaccaataccccatagtggggtagctgtgttccagtggtcctccagactaccaataccccatagtggggtagctgtgttccagtggtcctccagactaccaataccccatagtggggtagctgtgttccagtggtcctccagactaccaataccccatagtggggtagctgggttccagtggtcctccagactaccaataccccatagtggggtagctgtgttccagtggtcctccagactaccaataccccatagtggggtagctgtgttccagtggtcctctagactaccaataccccatagtggggtagctgtgttccagtggtcctccagactaccaataccccatagtggggtagctgtgttccagtggtcctctagactaccaataccccatagtggggtagctgtgttccagtggtcctccagactaccaataccccatagtggggtagctgtgttccagtggtcctccagactaccaataccccatagtggggtatctgtgttccagtggtcctccagactaccaataccccatagtggggtagctgtgttccagtggtcatctagactaccaataccccatagtggggtatctgtgttccagtggtcctccagactaccaataccccatagtggggtagctgtgttccagtggtcctccagactaccaataccccatagtggggtagctgtgttccagtggtcctctagactaccaataccccatagtggggtagctgtgttccagtggtcctccagactaccaataccccatagtggggtagctgtgttccagtggtcctccagactaccaataccccatagtggggtagctgtgttccagtggtcctccagactaccaataccccatagtggggtagctgtgttccagtggtcctctagactaccaataccccatagtggggtagctgtgttccagtggtcctctagactaccaataccccatagtggggtagctgtgttccagtggtcctccagactaccaataccccatagtggggtagctgtgttccagtggtcctccagactaccaataccccatagtggggtagctgtgttccagtggtcctccagactaccaataccccatagtggggtagctgtgttccagtggtcctccagactaccaataccccatagtggggtagctgtgttccagtggtcctccagactaccaataccccatagtggggtagctgtgttccagtggtcctccagactaccaataccccatagtggggtagctgtgttccagtggtcctccagactaccaataccccatagtggggtagctgtgttccagtggtcctccagactaccaataccccatagtggggtagctgtgttccagtggtcctctagactaccaataccccatagtggggtagctgtgttccagtggtcctccagactaccaataccccatagtggggtagctgtgttccagtggtcctctagactaccaataccccatagtggggtagctgtgttccagtggtcctccagactaccaataccccatagtggggtagctgtgttccagtggtcctccagactaccaataccccatagtggggtatctgtgttccagtggtcctccagactaccaataccccatagtggggtagctgtgttccagtggtcatctagactaccaataccccatagtggggtatctgtgttccagtggtcctccagactaccaataccccatagtggggtagctgtgttccagtggtcctccagactaccaataccccatagtggggtagctgtgttccagtggtcctctagactaccaataccccatagtggggtagctgtgttccagtggtcctccagactaccaataccccatagtggggtagctgtgttccagtggtcctccagactaccaataccccatagtggggtagctgtgttccagtggtcctccagactaccaataccccatagtggggtagctgtgttccagtggtcctctagactaccaataccccatagtggggtagctgtgttccagtggtcctctagactaccaataccccatagtggggtagctgtgttccagtggtcctccagactaccaataccccatagtggggtagctgtgttccagtggtcctccagactaccaataccccatagtggggtagctgtgttccagtggtcctccagactaccaataccccatagtggggtagctgtgttccagtggtcctccagactaccaataccccatagtggggtagctgtgttccagtggtcctccagactaccaataccccatagtggggtagctgtgttccagtggtcctccagactaccaataccccatagtggggtagctgtgttccagtggtcctccagactaccaataccccatagtggggtagctgtgttccagtggtcctccagactaccaataccccatagtggggttttctagttcatctcactctcttcttctttttctatttttatttatgttttatttatttatttgcaccaAAGAAAACAAGTGATTGACAGCAATACACATACTGGGTTTTTTAAGCGGTGTGTAGGTGTGGTTGGAAGCACAAGGGTTTATATGAAAACTGCACCACAAAAAAAATAACATACAACATACAATACAGAAgtacaaaaataaaacatttgttaaaACAGATAATAAAACCTATTAAATTATAAATGTATAAATGTCTCCCGTTCTCTCTATTCCTTTCACAttatcatctccctctccttctctctataccTTTTCTACTCTTTCTCTTATTCTCTACGCCTCTCTTCAACAAATGAAATCTAAAATAACGGATATTTGTTCCGTTCTttatagacaacaggtgtagactaacagttaaATACTTACTTAAGGGTCCAGTTTCAACAATGCAGAGTTGAAGATAATACGACAAtagaatgtacagtgccttcggaaagtactcagaccccttgactttttccacattttgttaggttacatctttattctaaaatgggttaaattgTTTTTatcccatcatcaatctacacacaataccccataatgacaaagcaaatcaGTATTTTAGAACATTTTCCAAATTCAATtttattcagacccttaactcagtactttgttaaagcacatttggcagcgattacagccttgagtcttcttgggtatgacgctacaagcttggaacacctgtatttggggagtttctcccattctgctctgcagatcctgtcaagctctatcaggttggatggggagcgttgctgcacagctattttcaggtctctccagagatgttcgatcgggttcaagtccgggctctggctgggccactcaaggacattcagagacttgtcacgaagccactccagcattgtcttggctgtgtgcttagggtcgttgtcctgttggatggtgaaccttcgccccagtctgaggtcctgatcgctttggagcaggttttcatcgaggatctctctgtactttgcgcctttcatctttgccttgatcctgattagtctcccagacTCTGCCAcagaaaaacatctccacagcatgatgctgccaccaccatgcttcacagtagggtttcctctagacgtgatgcttggcattcaggccaaagagttcaatcttggtttaatcagaccagagaatcttgtttctcatggtctgagagtctttaggtgcattttggcaaactcaaatTGGGATGTCATGTGCCCTTTATtggggagtggcttccttctggcaactctaccataaaggcctgattggtggagtgctgcagagatggttgtccttctggaaggtccttccatctccacagaggaactctagagctctgtaagagtgaccattgggttcttggtcacctccctgaccaaggccattctcccccgattgctcagtttggcctggcgtccagctctaggaaaagtcttgttggtttccatttaagaataatggaggccactgtaatcttggggacattcaatgctgcagtaTTTTGTTGGtccacttccccagatctgtgccttggcataatcctgtctcagagctctacggacaattccttcgacatcatggtttggtttttgctctgacatgcactgtcaactgtgggaccttatatagacagttgtgtgcctttccaaatcatgtccaatcaattgaatttaccacaggtggacaccaatcaagttatagaaacatctcaaggatgatcaatggaaacaggatgcacctgagctcaatttcgagtctcatagcaactaggcaagtcagttaagaacaaattcttatttccaatgacgagCTAGGAATattggattaactgccttgttcaggggcagaacgacagatttttaccttgccagctcggggattcgatctagcaacctttcagtacctggctcaacgctctaaccactaggctacctgcagcagagggtctgaatacttctgtaaataaggtatttctgttttttatttttaatacatttactaaaatatctaaaaacagttttcgctttgtcattatggggcattgtgtgtagattgctgatgattcttattttatttaatccattttagagtaaggctgtaacgtaacagaatgtggaaaaagtcaaggggtctgaatatttttccaaaggcactgtatgtgtgtgttggcgtatcagtgtaagtatgtgtgagtgtgtgggtagagcatTGCCAACTGTTGGACCgcaaatagacaggtgtgtgcctttccaaatcatgtctaatcaattgaatttaccagaggtggactccaatcaagttgtagaaacatatcaaggatgatcaatggaaacaggatgcacctgagctcaattttgattctcaaagcaaagggtctgaatacttatgtaaataaggtattttatttaattatattttttataattttgcAAAAACgcttaaaaacctgttt
This region includes:
- the LOC116356577 gene encoding proline-rich extensin-like protein EPR1; this translates as MIVGAIGQSQTESDLCGVLLTSLTSVWAQDECFLPPSLEVDCEWTVDKPPQWTVDKPPQWTVDKPPQWIFDKPPQWTVDKPPQWTVDKPPQWTVDKPPQWTVDKPPQWTVDKPPQWTVDKPPQWTVDKPPQWTVDKPPQWTVDKPPQWTVDKPPQWTVDKPPQWTVDKPPQWTVDKPTQWTVDKPPQWTVDKPPQWTVDKPPQWTVDKPPQWTVDKPPQWTVDKPHSGPLINPHSGPLINPHSGPLINPHSGPLINPHSGPLINPTVDC